In the Coturnix japonica isolate 7356 chromosome 6, Coturnix japonica 2.1, whole genome shotgun sequence genome, one interval contains:
- the KCNIP2 gene encoding Kv channel-interacting protein 2 isoform X1, with amino-acid sequence MRSKGRKESLSDSRDLDGSYDQLTGNPPGQTKKALKQRFLKLLPCCRPKSIPSLSENSVEDEFELSTVCHRPEGLEQLQEQTKFTRKELQVLYRGFKNECPSGIVNEENFKQIYSQFFPQGDSSTYATFLFNAFDTDHDGSVSFEDFVSGLSIILRGTIDDRLNWAFNLYDLNKDGCITKEEMLDIMKSIYDMMGKYTYPAMREEAPREHVENFFQKMDRNKDGVVTIEEFLESCQKDENIMRSMQLFDNVI; translated from the exons gCAACCCGCCGGGCCAAACTAAAAAAGCGCTGAAGCAGCGATTCCTCAaactgctgccctgctgccgGCCCAAATCCATCCCCTCGCTCAGCGAAA ACAGTGTCGAGGATGAGTTTGAGCTCTCCACCGTCTGCCACCGCCCcgaggggctggagcagctccaggagcagacCAAGTTCACCCGCAAAGAGCTGCAGGTCCTGTACCGGGGCTTCAAGAAC GAGTGCCCAAGTGGCATCGTTAATGAAGAAAACTTCAAGCAGATCTACTCGCAGTTCTTCCCACAAGGAG ACTCCAGCACGTATGCCACCTTCCTTTTCAATGCCTTCGACACGGACCATGACGGCTCTGTCAGCTTTGAG GACTTTGTATCTGGGCTGTCCATCATCCTGCGAGGCACCATCGATGACCGCCTGAACTGGGCCTTCAATCTCTACGACCTGAACAAAGACGGCTGCATCACCAAAGAG GAAATGCTGGACATCATGAAATCTATCTACGACATGATGGGCAAGTACACGTACCCGGCCATGCGGGAGGAAGCACCCCGGGAGCACGTGGAGAACTTCTTCCAG AAAATGGACCGAAACAAAGATGGTGTGGTGACAATCGAGGAGTTCCTGGAGTCCTGCCAGAAG gaTGAGAACATCATGCGGTCCATGCAGCTCTTCGACAACGTGATTTAG